Sequence from the Paenibacillus riograndensis SBR5 genome:
CTTATTTCTAATCCTTATATTTCCATAAAGACATTCCTTTTGCTGCGATAAATGCGGCTGGGGATGTCTTTTTTTAATGAGCGTGCCGATATAAAATATAAAGATTGAGTATTCCACAATCCGCGGAGGCCCCGATGAAAAACTCGCAGCATCTCAAAGCCTATGTTCAAATGCATCCCGATAACAAGATGGCATGGTACTTGCTTGGTAAGGAATATTATAAGAACGGACAGCATGGAAAGGCAAATTACTGCTTCAACCAGGCAGGCGAAGTATATGAAGCTTTTGAGCACAGCAAGGTCCCGGCGGAAATGCTCCGGGAATATGAGGAAGGGCTGATCAGGGAAAACCGGCAGCGTCATGAATCCAGGCTGAGGCTGCGCCGGGGATTGCTGGCGCTGCTCCTCCTGCTGCTGATGCTGATCCCGTCGGCAGTAGCCCCTGGCGTGAATTTGGACGAATCCGGGGCGTCAGTCCCGGAAGCTGCAGCCGGGGATCTAGAAGAGCCGGTGGCAGCTAAACCGACTGAGGAAGAGGCATCTCCGGTCCCGGCTGTTTTGGCGTTTACGGCGGCTGGTGAAGATGCAGCTTCAGCGGGCCAGGCATTGGCCGCAGCCCTGAAGAACCGGGAGGCGCCTTCCAAAACCGCTATGCTGGCGATGAAAAAGTCAGGGCGCTGGCTGATCTGGAAGAAGAACCTGCCGCTTGCGGCTGTAATCGAGAAAAGCGCTAATGGGAAGGTTGTCTACCAGTCTTATGATCCGGCTGCCTGTGCCTGCGAACCCCCGGAAGCCGGCGGGCTGAAGAAGCAGGCGCAGATATGGCAGGGGAAGCAGGAAGAGCTGGCAGCTTTATGGAGTGCTATACGTTCCTACAACAGCAGCAAGGGAAAGCCGCCTGAATCGCTGAAGGAGCTGACCCGGCCTTTTCCGGAGAATGTTATGGGGAAAACGACCCCGCTCATGAAGCAGGAGTTCGCCGCTTTACGCGCAGCTTTGGCACTACAGCCGCTCCAGGCTTCGCCGCAGCCTTCCCCGGCTGTGACAACTGAGGGCACAGCTGCAGGCAATGGAACTGTGGAGGATACGGCCAACCGGAGCAAGGGGCAGCCGCCCTTTTTTAGCAGCCCGCTTGCCATTATTGTGGATAAACAAAATCACCGCCTGGCAGTCACCAGCGGCAATATCATTCTAAGGAACTATGCGGTTGGCCTTGGGGGCGAGAAGACGCCGGAGGGGGAGTTTGTGATCTCTGACAAGGTGGTCAATCCGAACGGGCATGACAACGGGGAGTTCGGCAGCCGCGGCATGCAGCTCTCGGACACCAACTATGCCATACATGGCACGAATGAGCCGGACAGCATCGGCAAGGATGAATCACTGGGCTGTATCCGGATGAAACGCGAGGATGTGGAGGAGCTGTTCGCAATGGTGCCGATGGGGACGAAGGTCCAAATTAGTAAAGGGGTTCTGCCTGACGAACTGCTGCTGCCCGATGAGCGTTACCCGTCCGGCACGCCGCTGGATCAGACCAACCCCAACAAAGTCTACCATTGGCTCAATTAATTTCCGGCAACAATAAACAACACAATAATTAGAAGAATCAGAAGCACCAGACTGACACTGATCCATAGGATTGCTTTGCGGTTGACTTCTTCTTTCTTCTGCTGCAGTGTCGGGGGTTTGCGCTTTGTAGACATATTGGCCATCCTTCTTTCTCTCTTTATCGTTGATTACCCTTACATTGTAATGCGTTTACAAGAAAAATACTATACTCCGGGTTTCACCGGGAAGCACCGCCTGGTAAAAAACTTTTCTTTTCCCCCGGAAACGGCTAAAATTAAGAAGAAACCTACAGAATCGGGGATTCACCTGACATCACTTAAGGATTCCCTTTGAAGGAGCGAGAACGGTGCTGTATAGACATTTAGGCAAACCTATTTTCTTTAAAATGGACCCGGAGAAAGCGCACCATCTCGTCATCGGCGGACTGAACAAATCAGATCTGGTGCCTGGCGGGAGTGCGGCGATGCGGCTTATGTACGGCGTTCCCGAAACAGCCGACCTTGCGGTAGATCTGTTCGGCCTGCATTTCCCGACTCCGGTGGGACTTGCGGCAGGACTCGATAAGAACGCTGAAGCGGTGGGCGGGTTCTCTTCCATCGGCTTTGGATTTATGGAAGTGGGCACGGTCACGCCGAAGGGCCAGCCGGGCAACGACAGCCCGCGGTTGTTCCGGCTGCTGCCGGACGAAGCGCTGATCAACCGGATGGGCTTCAATAATAAAGGCGCCGAAGCAATGGCGGGGCGGCTGAAGGCCATTAAGAAACGCAGAATTCCGGTGGCTGTGAACATCGGCCGCAACAAAACGACGCCTAATGAATCTGCACATGAGGATTACCGCCAGTGTATCCGTACGCTTTATCCGTACGGTGATTTTTTTGTGGTCAATATCAGCTCGCCGAATACGCCGGATCTGCGCAGTCTTCAGCATGGCAGCGAGCTGTCGAACCTTCTGGCGCAGGTCAAGGAGGAAATGGAGCTTCAGCATCAACAGAGCGGCGCTGCCAAAAGCCTGCTGGTCAAAATCGCACCTGACGTCAGCGACGGTGAACTGGAATACATGGTACATACGATCGCTGAGGCCGGAATGGATGGTGTGATCGCGACCAACACCACACTCAGCCGTGAAGGGCTGCAGAGTGACAAGGCAGGAGAGACCGGCGGCCTCAGCGGCAAACCGCTGCGCGACCGTTCGACGGAAATCATCAGCAGAATCTACCGCCAGACGGGCGGCAAGCTGCCGATAATCGGTTCAGGCGGTATTTTTACCGGCCAGGACGCATATGACAAGATCCGGGCAGGCGCGAGTCTGGTCGAAATCTATACAGCTCTCATCTATGAAGGACCAGAGGTTAACCGCAAAGTGCATGCCGGATTACGGAAGCTGCTGCGGCGGGACGGATTCTCTCATATCCTAGAAGCGGTGGGCGCTGATCATCACTGAAGGATGAATGGACAGGAGGACGAAGGCGATGGACGTCAGGGACTGGGGAACATTTTTGCTTCCATATGAACAAACTGTGGAGGAATTGAAGGTTAAATTCAAAACGATGCGCTCGGAGCTTAAAAAAAGAGAAGAATACACACCAATCGAGTTCGTGACTGGACGTGTCAAGCGGCTGTCAAGCATATTGGAGAAGGCCCAGCGCTTAAATGTAAAAATGGAGGATCTGGAAACGGGAATCGAGGATATTGCCGGCATTCGCATCATGTGCCAGTTCGTCGAGGATATCCGCAGAGTGGCGGAATATATCCGTGCCCGCAAGGACCTGGAGGTCCTATACGAGAAGGATTACATTACCAACTATAAGGAAAGCGGCTACCGCAGCTTCCATATGATTATTAAATATCCGGTGCAGACGGCCCTGGGGCAAAAGATCGTGCTCGCCGAGATTCAAATCCGCACGCTCGCCATGAACTTCTGGGCCACCATCGAGCATTCCCTGAACTACAAATACCGGGAGAGTCTGCCCGACGAAATGCGGCTGCGCCTGAAGACGGCTGCGGAAGCCGCCTCCATTCTGGACAGTGAAATGTCCAGCATCCGCGATGAAATCCTGGAGGCCCAGAAAACCTTTGAGGACAATTCGAATACAACAACGCAACTGCTGAAGGCGATTCACCAGTTGTACTTCTACCACCTGGTCAATGAAGCGATTGAGAGCCAGGAGCGCTTCAATCAAATCTGGCAGGCGCAGGATATGGACGCGATGAAGGAATTGCTGGAACATGTGCGCGGGCTGCTGTCGAATGCCAAAAAGGACAGTCTGCCGGATGGCCTATGAACGGCTGTATCTCGCATACCTGGTCTATTTCAACCGGGACCGGGATTATTTTGAATGCCATGAGGTGCTTGAAGAGCTGTGGCTGGCCCGGGACAAGGACCCGCTCTATAAGGCGCTGCTGCAGACGGCGGTAGGACTGTACCATTTCCGCAATAACAACGTGCGCGGCGGCTTGATTATGCTGAGCCGGGCGTATGAGGTGCTGCAGCGGTATCCTGCGGATGCCCTTGGCATCAATCTTGCCAAGCTGGCCCGCGAGGCTGGCGATTACGCGCGAAAGCTCGAAACCTACGCGGAGCGGCCGTTCGGATATTATGATCTGACGATTGAGCTGCTGGACCCGGAGCTTGCCGAGGAAGTGGCTGCTGCGGGCCGGGACATCGTTCCCAGCCACCCGCAGCGCCGCGGTCCGCAGCGGCCGGAGTCATCCCGCCGCAAATAAGGCATAATGAATAGCAAGGCTACCACAGGAGCACCCGCAGGGGTGTTCCTTGATTATTGGAGGAAGGCATCATGGCAGTTGAGCTGCCCGGCACTTTTATGCAGCGCATGGAGGACATGCTGGGATCGGACTATGAGCAATTTGCGGAGTCGTACCAAGAGACTCCTTATGGCGGCATCCGTGCCAACACATTAAAAATTCCGGTGGAGGAGCTGCTTGCGCTCTCCCCTTTTACACTTGCACCTATTCCTTGGTGCCCGTCCGGGTTCTATACGGAAGCCGGGGCAAGACCCGGCAAACATCCGTATTACCATGCCGGACTGTACTATATTCAGGAGCCCAGCGCAATGGCTCCGGTGGAACTGCTTGGGGTGCGGCCCGGCGACCGGGTGCTTGACTTATGTGCGGCTCCGGGCGGCAAATCCACACAGATTGCCGCCAAGCTCCAGGGCGAAGGGCTGCTGGTCAGCAACGACCTGCACCCGGACCGCACCAAGGCCCTGGCGAAGAATCTGGAGCTGTACGGTGTCCGCAACGGCATTGTGCTAAATGAAAGTCCCGGGCGGATTGCTGCGGCTTTTCCCGGATTTTTTGACCGCATCCTGATCGATGCGCCTTGCTCCGGAGAGGGTATGTTCCGCAAGGATGAAGATATGGTCAAGCAGTGGGAGCCGGAAACGCCGCTGAAATATGCGGCCATGCAGCGTGAAATTCTGGCTTCAGCCGCAGCAGCGCTGAAGCCGGGAGGAACGCTCGTCTACTCCACGTGCACCTTTGCCATAGAAGAGAATGAAGGCATCATCGGGGAGTTTTTAGCCAGCCATCCGGAGTTTTCGCTTATTCCTGTTGGCGGAACCGGATCGTTTGCGCCGGGCCTTGGCGGGCTGCCGGGAGCGGCCCGGCTGTGGCCGCATAAAGTTAAGGGCGAGGGGCACTTTATGGCCGTATTGCGCCATGACGGAAGCAGTGCCTCTCAGGAAGAGGCCGCTGCTGGTCTGAAGCTGAAGGAGAGGGACAAGGCATTGCCGGTATCCCCGCGGAACAAAGAGGGCAAGGCGCAGGCCTCCGCCAAGGCCGCTGCTGCGAGGGCGGACGGCGGACGCGGCGGCAAAGGAAGGCGCGCCGCCGGCAAATCCGGGGGCGCTGCTCCGGGACGCCAGTCTCAGGACCTGGGAGAAGAGGCCGCATTAGCTGCATATTCTGTATTCGCCGAAGAACAGCTGGGCTGGCAGCCTGCCGGGTATCCGGTGCTGTTCGGTGACCATCTGTATCTCTCGCCGCTGCCGAAGGCTGCGCTGGACGGGCTGAAGACGATTCGTCCCGGCTGGTATGCCGGGCATGTCCGCAGCGGCCGGTTCATTCCCGGACATCCGCTTGCTACCGCGCTGCATCCTGCAGAAAGTATCCGCAGCCTTTCATTGCCGGGCAACAGCGGTGAAGCTGTCTCCTATCTGAAGGGCGAGACACTCTCGATCCCTGCGGAACGCTTATCGGTACGTTCCGGCAGCTCTCCGAAGGGTTATGTGCTGGTCTGTATCGACGGTTACAGCGCGGGCTGGGGCAAATGGCAGGACGGCATGCTGAAGAATGAATATCCCGCAGGCTGGAGGTGGACATAGCGAATGAGTGCAACCGGAAATTCTTCCAAAAAACAACGGATCGATAAAGTGCTGTCCCACATGGGGATAGGCTCACGCAGTGATATCCGCAAACAGGCCAAGCAGGGGCTGATTAGGGTGAACGGCACCGTAATCAAAGACAGCGGCTTCCATGTGGATCCCTATGCCGATACAATCGAGGTTAGCGGCGAGCCGGTAGTCTATCGTGAATATATCTACCTGATGATGAATAAGCCGCCGGGCGTACTGTCTGCTACAGAAGACAAGCGGGACCGTACGGTGTTGGACCTGCTAAAGCCGGAATACGCGCAGTTCGAGCCGTTTCCGGTCGGGAGGCTGGATAAGGATACGGTGGGGTTGCTGCTGCTGACCAATGACGGACAGCTGGCCCATGAGCTGCTCTCGCCCCGCAAGCATGTACCGAAAACGTATGAGGCTACGGTTGAGGGCGAGGTGGATGCCGCAAATGTCGCTGCTTTTGCCGCCGGCGTTGAGCTGGAGGATGGTTATGTGACATTGCCTGCACAGCTCACCATCTTGGGCAGGGAACGCGGAAGCAAGACCCTGTCGCAGATTTCACTGACCATTACCGAGGGGAAATTCCATCAGGTAAAGCGGATGTTTTTGGCGGTAGGCAAAAAAGTAGTCTTCCTAAAAAGAGTCTCCATGGGCGCGCTGAAGCTGGATGAGCGTCTGGCTCCCGGGGCCTGCCGGGAGCTGACGGCCGAAGAGTTAAGGGTGCTTGGCGCAGGGGAAAGCTGAAGCTTAAGGGGATGAACAGCCGGAAGTCCAAACATTCTCTGGAGTCACGACTAATCCCAAATAGAAAAATCACATGTTCAGTTTATATAGGTTGAATTAAAGCAGCGGCTCCGGTTAACAGATTTTAGATACCATAAAATATACTGCTTAAGACTGACAAGGATGGATGGTGGGGTATGAAATACAAACTGATTGCATTGGATGTGGATGGGACGCTCCTGAATGACGACCACAAGCTAAGCCCGGAAAACAGGGAGGCTATTGCCGAGGTGACCCGGCAGGGCGGGCTAATCGTCTTGTGTACAGGCCGCAGCCCGCAGAATTCGATTCCTTTAATGGAGGAGATGGGGCTGGCCGGATATGTGCTGGGACACAATGGAGCGGCTACCGTTCGGGTGGAGGACCGCGAGGTGCTGCATATCTACGGGCTGGATGCCCGCGGACTGGACCCTTATATTGATTATTGCCGCGCGCGTGATATTCATTATGATGTGAATACTGCTTTTGACATGTATGTGGACAATGTGGCCAACCTGACCCAGGAAGCGACGTATATGTATGAGCATTTCCGGATTACGCCTGCATCGCTCCCGGCCTGGGAGGATTTCCGCGAACCGGTTGTCAAATTTACGGTATTTACTAAAGCGGATATTCTGGACGAAGCCCAGCGCGAATGGAGCACCTGGACGCAGCAATATAATATTGTGCGCAGCGGGGAATTTTTCGTTGATTTCATGCATCCTGAAGCTTCCAAGGGCAACGCGCTGATGAATCTGGCTTCCCAGCTGGGGATTGCACAAGAAGAGGTTCTGGCCATTGGGAATTATTATAATGACATATCCATGCTGACCTACGCCGGTCTTGGCATTGCCATGGACAACTCCCCGCTGGAGGTCAAGGCGGCAGCGGATGCGGTCACGGGCAGCAACAATGATCATGGCGTGCGCGACGCATTGGTGAAGTACTGCTTGTCCTGAGGGGGAGATCCTGCCCTGATATTCTGCTCTAGGCCTCTATACATTTGATATGAAGCGGATAAATCCGGTGGGAATAACTCCTTCCGGATTTTTGTGTAAATATTTGAAACGGACTAATCCGCTCCTATAAGGGATCTCCTGTCCGCATCTGCCGTAACCGCATATGCGCAGGGAGGTCCCTTTGGCTGTTCAGCTGCCTATTGCCCGTCAGTCTGGGCTTTGATAATCCGCAGCCCTTTAGGCAGATGGTTTTTTAGCTGCCCGGAGCTGGCTTTGCCCCAACTGACTGGCAGTCCGTCCACAGTTACCAGGGTCCAGCCGTGCAGTTCAAGGGGAACCGGAAGGCTCTCACCGCGCAGCCAAGCCTGAATGTCCTGACTGTCAGCCGCGAGATTGTAACTGCGCGCCGCTTGTTCCGGCTGGAGAGCCATCGCCAGGGCATGTGCCGGTTCAATGCGGTTTTTTTTCAGATGTGCAATGTGCAGCCCCGCGCGGGGTACCTTTAGCCCTTCCAAGAGGCTTGTATGCAAGCTGGCGCCGAACGCTTCCGGCAGCAGGTACAGGGCTTCTCCGAACAGCAGAGGCACGCCCTGTCCGGCAAATCCCGGCAGCTCGTCCGCTGCCCAGCTCATAAATTGCTGGTAGGCATCGCTGGCGTTGGCAGGCAGCTTGTGGCTGGTTTTGCCCCGACCGCTGCCGCGTTTATTGCGGCCTGGTGCTTCCTCTTCAGAGGCCGCCTTGCGGAGCAACGCGACGAAATGGCCTTCGCCTTTTTCCAGATGAGGCCATAGGCGCTTCTCAGCAATCCGCTCCATATCAGGGTAATGGTCCAGAAACCGTGATATCGTCTCCTCATTCTCTTTGCGGTTGAAAGTACAGGTAGAGTAGGCCAGGCTGCCCCCCGGTTTCAGCATAATATAGGCATCCTGGAGAATATCCCATTGCCTTGCCGCACACATCTCTACATGCTCCGGGGACCATTCGCCGATGGCGGCGGGGTCTTTGCGGAACATTCCTTCGCCCGAACAGGGCGCATCCAGCATAATCCGGTCAAAAACCTCCGGAAAACGGCGGGACAGCTCTCCCGGAGCTGCGCTGGTTACAACGGCGTGGGAGATGCCAAGACGTTCAACATTCTCCGCCAGAATTTTTGCCCGTTCCGGATGAATCTCATTGGAAACGAGCAGCCCCTGGCCCTGCATCAGAGCAGCGATATGGGATGTTTTGCCGCCGGGAGCTGCTGCAAGATCAAGCACCGTCTCACCGGGGCGGGGGGCCAGCAGTTCAGCTGCGGACATTGCGGAGGGTTCCTGAATATAATATAATCCGGCGGTATGATAAGCATGCCGTCCCGGCCGGACGGGTTCCTCATAATAATATCCCGAAGGACACCAGGGGACTGGCGTCAGGTCAAACCGGACAGCTGTGTGTTCAGCCGCTGCGCGGCCTGAAAGCGAGTTGCTTTTGAGCGTGTTGAACCGCAGACCCTGGGTCCGCCGCGCAGTGTAGCTCTCCAGAAAAGCGTCCGCCTCCTGCCCCAGCATCTCTCTAATAGCGGCAGTATAAGCGGCGGGGAGCCGTTCTTCATTCATATATCATTTCTCCTCATGTCAAAATCAAAGATAGATTTCAGGCTCTTCTTAGTTGCTGTTTCAGTTGGATACCGATAAAATCAAGGTATGGGAACTAAGCGTACCTGTAAATGTACATATATACAACTATATCATAATTGCCGGGTCTCATCGTAAAGGGGCAATTGTAAAGGGGAATGCCTTATGAACTTGCTGCAAGCGCTATTCTTCCCGCCGGAGCAACCCGGTGGTGTATCTTCCATGATTCCGTATCTGCAGGAACGCTTTCGTTCAAGCCGCTGGGATATGGATTTGTTCTGGCTGCCCAAGCGCATCCGCGGCAAGGGGCGTGAAGAGGTCAGTTTTGAAACCTTTGACTGGACCCTCTATGGCGAAAGTCCTGTGGTACAAAAATATATTCAGACCTACAAGGATTATATATGGTGGACCAAGCTGCGTATGAGCAAAAACTATGACCTGATCCATGCCCATCATCCGATTGCGGGACTGGCGATGAAAAGAATCTATCCCGGGGTCCCGCTGATTCAAACTTTGCATTCCAGCTATGAACGCGAGTTGATTCTGAACGGCGTTATTCTTGAGGGCGGGCCGGAGCATCAATTTCTTGTCTCGATTTACCGCGAACTGGAGCATGTCAGCGACCGGCTCATGACGGTGTCACGCTCTTTTGCCGACTACCTGGCACCATACATTGACCGGCCTGACAGGATCGGAGTGATTCCGAACGGTTTTGATGAGAAAAGATTCAAGCCGGTGCCGCACGACAACGACATCCCGCAGCTGGTAACCGTAACCCGTCTGGTACCGGCCAAAGGAATAGACACGTTGTTCAAAGCCTGCGCCGAGCTGAAAAAACGCAATCATGAATATGTGCTGCATATTATCGGTGACGGCCCTTCCCGTGCAGAGCTGGAGCATCTGGCGCAGAGCCTGGGCATTTATAATGAGACAATCTTTTACGGCTATACGCTGCATCCGGAAGAATTTATGCCGTTCTTTGATATTTTTGTGCTGCCATCCCGCGCGGAGGCCTTTGGGTCGGTGTTTGCGGAGGCGGCACTCAGCTGTCTGGCGCTGGTAGGCACCAATGTAGGCGGAATTCCGGAACAGATTGAAGACGGGGTGAACGGCCTGCTGGTTGATCCGGATGATGAAGTAGCCCTGGCGGATGCCCTGGAAAAAGTGATCAGCGATCCCGGGTACCGCTACGAGCTGTCCCGTTCAGCCTGGGATAAAGCGAAGAGCTTATATTCATTAACACGTGTAGCCAATGAGCTCAAAAAAACCTATCTGCAGTATCAGCCGGGAACGAAAGGGTGAGGCGATGATTCCTTTTCGTTTTCTGCATGCCGCAGATCTGCATCTGGACAGCCGTTTTGCCGGACTGGCGCAGCTTCCGCAGGCTATACGCTCCTACTTAAGGGAGTCCACCTTTGCCGCCCTCGGGCGGCTTGTTAGCGTAGCGGTTCAGGAAAAAACCGATTTTGTGGTCATCAGCGGGGATGTCTACGATATCTCGGACGCTTCACTGCAGGGACAGCTGCGCTTTCAGGAGGCGCTTCAGGAACTGGGAAAACACGGCATAGCAGTGTTCCTGATTCATGGCAATCATGATCCGCTGGACGGCCCCCGCCTTAGCACTGAGCCTCCGGGGCATGTGACCGTATTCGGCGGCAGTGAACCGGGACAAGCTGTTGCCCGGCGCCGCAGTGATGGCCGGGAGGTTGCTGTAGTCAGCGGGATTTCCTATCCTACCGCCAAGGTGACAGAGAACACCGCCTTGCAATTTAAACGCAGGCCGGGAAGCGATTTGTATCATATCGCTCTTTTGCACGGGAACGTTGATGGAGATCCCCAGCATGAGACTTATTCCCCCTGCAGCCGCAAAGATCTGATCGGGCGCGGTTACGACTACTGGGCGCTCGGGCATATACATAAACGCAGGGTTCTGCATGAGCAGCCGCCGATTGTATACCCGGGGAACATTCAGGGGCGCAGTGTTAAAGAGACCGGACCTAAAGGCTGTTATGTTGTGGATGTGAATGAGGCAGGTCAGGCAACCCTCAAGTTTCATGAGTTGGATGCTGTCCGCTGGCATGTCCGTGAACTCTCCATTGAGGGCCTGGCGGATGAAGCGCAGTGGGCCGGGGCCGTGGAACAGGCTGTGGAAGAG
This genomic interval carries:
- a CDS encoding L,D-transpeptidase family protein; amino-acid sequence: MKNSQHLKAYVQMHPDNKMAWYLLGKEYYKNGQHGKANYCFNQAGEVYEAFEHSKVPAEMLREYEEGLIRENRQRHESRLRLRRGLLALLLLLLMLIPSAVAPGVNLDESGASVPEAAAGDLEEPVAAKPTEEEASPVPAVLAFTAAGEDAASAGQALAAALKNREAPSKTAMLAMKKSGRWLIWKKNLPLAAVIEKSANGKVVYQSYDPAACACEPPEAGGLKKQAQIWQGKQEELAALWSAIRSYNSSKGKPPESLKELTRPFPENVMGKTTPLMKQEFAALRAALALQPLQASPQPSPAVTTEGTAAGNGTVEDTANRSKGQPPFFSSPLAIIVDKQNHRLAVTSGNIILRNYAVGLGGEKTPEGEFVISDKVVNPNGHDNGEFGSRGMQLSDTNYAIHGTNEPDSIGKDESLGCIRMKREDVEELFAMVPMGTKVQISKGVLPDELLLPDERYPSGTPLDQTNPNKVYHWLN
- a CDS encoding quinone-dependent dihydroorotate dehydrogenase, with protein sequence MLYRHLGKPIFFKMDPEKAHHLVIGGLNKSDLVPGGSAAMRLMYGVPETADLAVDLFGLHFPTPVGLAAGLDKNAEAVGGFSSIGFGFMEVGTVTPKGQPGNDSPRLFRLLPDEALINRMGFNNKGAEAMAGRLKAIKKRRIPVAVNIGRNKTTPNESAHEDYRQCIRTLYPYGDFFVVNISSPNTPDLRSLQHGSELSNLLAQVKEEMELQHQQSGAAKSLLVKIAPDVSDGELEYMVHTIAEAGMDGVIATNTTLSREGLQSDKAGETGGLSGKPLRDRSTEIISRIYRQTGGKLPIIGSGGIFTGQDAYDKIRAGASLVEIYTALIYEGPEVNRKVHAGLRKLLRRDGFSHILEAVGADHH
- a CDS encoding GTP pyrophosphokinase, coding for MDVRDWGTFLLPYEQTVEELKVKFKTMRSELKKREEYTPIEFVTGRVKRLSSILEKAQRLNVKMEDLETGIEDIAGIRIMCQFVEDIRRVAEYIRARKDLEVLYEKDYITNYKESGYRSFHMIIKYPVQTALGQKIVLAEIQIRTLAMNFWATIEHSLNYKYRESLPDEMRLRLKTAAEAASILDSEMSSIRDEILEAQKTFEDNSNTTTQLLKAIHQLYFYHLVNEAIESQERFNQIWQAQDMDAMKELLEHVRGLLSNAKKDSLPDGL
- a CDS encoding DUF309 domain-containing protein, giving the protein MPKRTVCRMAYERLYLAYLVYFNRDRDYFECHEVLEELWLARDKDPLYKALLQTAVGLYHFRNNNVRGGLIMLSRAYEVLQRYPADALGINLAKLAREAGDYARKLETYAERPFGYYDLTIELLDPELAEEVAAAGRDIVPSHPQRRGPQRPESSRRK
- a CDS encoding RsmB/NOP family class I SAM-dependent RNA methyltransferase; protein product: MAVELPGTFMQRMEDMLGSDYEQFAESYQETPYGGIRANTLKIPVEELLALSPFTLAPIPWCPSGFYTEAGARPGKHPYYHAGLYYIQEPSAMAPVELLGVRPGDRVLDLCAAPGGKSTQIAAKLQGEGLLVSNDLHPDRTKALAKNLELYGVRNGIVLNESPGRIAAAFPGFFDRILIDAPCSGEGMFRKDEDMVKQWEPETPLKYAAMQREILASAAAALKPGGTLVYSTCTFAIEENEGIIGEFLASHPEFSLIPVGGTGSFAPGLGGLPGAARLWPHKVKGEGHFMAVLRHDGSSASQEEAAAGLKLKERDKALPVSPRNKEGKAQASAKAAAARADGGRGGKGRRAAGKSGGAAPGRQSQDLGEEAALAAYSVFAEEQLGWQPAGYPVLFGDHLYLSPLPKAALDGLKTIRPGWYAGHVRSGRFIPGHPLATALHPAESIRSLSLPGNSGEAVSYLKGETLSIPAERLSVRSGSSPKGYVLVCIDGYSAGWGKWQDGMLKNEYPAGWRWT
- a CDS encoding pseudouridine synthase — its product is MSATGNSSKKQRIDKVLSHMGIGSRSDIRKQAKQGLIRVNGTVIKDSGFHVDPYADTIEVSGEPVVYREYIYLMMNKPPGVLSATEDKRDRTVLDLLKPEYAQFEPFPVGRLDKDTVGLLLLTNDGQLAHELLSPRKHVPKTYEATVEGEVDAANVAAFAAGVELEDGYVTLPAQLTILGRERGSKTLSQISLTITEGKFHQVKRMFLAVGKKVVFLKRVSMGALKLDERLAPGACRELTAEELRVLGAGES
- a CDS encoding Cof-type HAD-IIB family hydrolase → MKYKLIALDVDGTLLNDDHKLSPENREAIAEVTRQGGLIVLCTGRSPQNSIPLMEEMGLAGYVLGHNGAATVRVEDREVLHIYGLDARGLDPYIDYCRARDIHYDVNTAFDMYVDNVANLTQEATYMYEHFRITPASLPAWEDFREPVVKFTVFTKADILDEAQREWSTWTQQYNIVRSGEFFVDFMHPEASKGNALMNLASQLGIAQEEVLAIGNYYNDISMLTYAGLGIAMDNSPLEVKAAADAVTGSNNDHGVRDALVKYCLS
- a CDS encoding RsmB/NOP family class I SAM-dependent RNA methyltransferase encodes the protein MNEERLPAAYTAAIREMLGQEADAFLESYTARRTQGLRFNTLKSNSLSGRAAAEHTAVRFDLTPVPWCPSGYYYEEPVRPGRHAYHTAGLYYIQEPSAMSAAELLAPRPGETVLDLAAAPGGKTSHIAALMQGQGLLVSNEIHPERAKILAENVERLGISHAVVTSAAPGELSRRFPEVFDRIMLDAPCSGEGMFRKDPAAIGEWSPEHVEMCAARQWDILQDAYIMLKPGGSLAYSTCTFNRKENEETISRFLDHYPDMERIAEKRLWPHLEKGEGHFVALLRKAASEEEAPGRNKRGSGRGKTSHKLPANASDAYQQFMSWAADELPGFAGQGVPLLFGEALYLLPEAFGASLHTSLLEGLKVPRAGLHIAHLKKNRIEPAHALAMALQPEQAARSYNLAADSQDIQAWLRGESLPVPLELHGWTLVTVDGLPVSWGKASSGQLKNHLPKGLRIIKAQTDGQ
- a CDS encoding glycosyltransferase family 4 protein, with protein sequence MNLLQALFFPPEQPGGVSSMIPYLQERFRSSRWDMDLFWLPKRIRGKGREEVSFETFDWTLYGESPVVQKYIQTYKDYIWWTKLRMSKNYDLIHAHHPIAGLAMKRIYPGVPLIQTLHSSYERELILNGVILEGGPEHQFLVSIYRELEHVSDRLMTVSRSFADYLAPYIDRPDRIGVIPNGFDEKRFKPVPHDNDIPQLVTVTRLVPAKGIDTLFKACAELKKRNHEYVLHIIGDGPSRAELEHLAQSLGIYNETIFYGYTLHPEEFMPFFDIFVLPSRAEAFGSVFAEAALSCLALVGTNVGGIPEQIEDGVNGLLVDPDDEVALADALEKVISDPGYRYELSRSAWDKAKSLYSLTRVANELKKTYLQYQPGTKG
- a CDS encoding metallophosphoesterase family protein yields the protein MSSKKPICSISRERKGEAMIPFRFLHAADLHLDSRFAGLAQLPQAIRSYLRESTFAALGRLVSVAVQEKTDFVVISGDVYDISDASLQGQLRFQEALQELGKHGIAVFLIHGNHDPLDGPRLSTEPPGHVTVFGGSEPGQAVARRRSDGREVAVVSGISYPTAKVTENTALQFKRRPGSDLYHIALLHGNVDGDPQHETYSPCSRKDLIGRGYDYWALGHIHKRRVLHEQPPIVYPGNIQGRSVKETGPKGCYVVDVNEAGQATLKFHELDAVRWHVRELSIEGLADEAQWAGAVEQAVEEVRDAFPELMSVVRFRLTGRGAVHKALAEKGAAEDLLAELQRREAMRAERKAYAGLVWTEGFALETGLAVDRGRLVQEDSFLGEMLRLAGRSEQSSAGLDELMDSALKPLMESRELRRMLASVTPEEKLGWLRNAAELGISLLAGMDEYAGAMPAGGGNQMQDNNRQEQLQTDAGILPDRLDVSSVSEAKSILQKENGKELLQEGTDKTARTQAVKPVREERGDAG